One Kutzneria kofuensis DNA window includes the following coding sequences:
- a CDS encoding ABC transporter substrate-binding protein → MMRRIRAVRAGRSPSRRTVTALAIGAALTLAATACGGAGDSTASGAKDGFTQAPQSAGPLTVWVDSTRLAAAQLYQKQNPAVKMDIVTYDGDANGSNYLQTKVSLFNRTGNGWPDVVFSSQNNEATWAVTARFAAPLNKGLLPPSLLAGWALNANQPCMVDGTIYCLRNDLAQTVLWYNAALMTQWGYQVPTTWEQYKALGEKVAREHPGYLVGVAGDTFAPEIYLWAGKCGANHITGPKAVTVNTTSAACTRMASLLDDLIAAKSMSTSSVFSSDFDKNEADKILMMPGPSWYGGSLFQGTFKAPKGQVAVAPMPHWSDDATPAVGNVGGGTWLLSAHSTHLKAATDFLTWVTTSDDYQGKVAVGYPAYAPAAKTWLANQAASGYYANDITAPLQSAAGQVWPDWGYGQFSQEAIWAATVTPGLTAGKTIVSLLPAWQKAIANYARSDGYEVTQ, encoded by the coding sequence ATGATGCGTAGGATCCGCGCCGTCCGCGCGGGAAGATCCCCCTCCCGGCGGACGGTCACCGCGCTGGCCATCGGCGCCGCCCTCACGCTGGCCGCCACCGCCTGCGGCGGCGCGGGCGACTCGACCGCGAGTGGCGCCAAGGACGGCTTCACGCAGGCCCCGCAGTCCGCCGGTCCGCTGACCGTGTGGGTGGACTCGACCCGGCTGGCCGCCGCCCAGCTGTACCAGAAGCAGAACCCCGCGGTGAAGATGGACATCGTCACCTACGACGGGGACGCGAACGGGTCGAACTACCTGCAGACCAAGGTCAGCCTGTTCAACCGCACCGGCAACGGCTGGCCCGACGTGGTGTTCAGCTCGCAGAACAACGAGGCGACGTGGGCGGTCACGGCCCGGTTCGCCGCCCCGCTGAACAAGGGCCTGCTGCCGCCGTCCCTGCTGGCCGGCTGGGCGCTCAACGCGAACCAGCCGTGCATGGTGGACGGCACGATCTACTGCCTGCGCAACGACCTGGCGCAGACGGTGCTGTGGTACAACGCGGCGCTGATGACCCAGTGGGGCTACCAGGTGCCCACCACCTGGGAGCAGTACAAGGCCCTCGGCGAGAAGGTCGCCAGGGAACACCCGGGCTACCTGGTCGGCGTGGCCGGGGACACCTTCGCCCCGGAGATCTACCTCTGGGCCGGCAAGTGCGGCGCCAACCACATCACCGGGCCGAAGGCGGTCACCGTCAACACCACGAGCGCCGCGTGCACCCGGATGGCGTCGCTGCTGGACGACCTGATCGCGGCCAAGAGCATGTCGACCAGCAGCGTGTTCTCCTCGGACTTCGACAAGAACGAGGCCGACAAGATCCTGATGATGCCCGGCCCCTCCTGGTACGGCGGCTCGCTGTTCCAGGGCACGTTCAAGGCGCCGAAGGGACAGGTCGCGGTCGCGCCGATGCCGCACTGGTCCGACGACGCCACGCCGGCCGTCGGCAACGTCGGCGGCGGCACGTGGCTGCTGTCGGCGCACTCGACCCATCTCAAGGCCGCCACCGACTTCCTGACCTGGGTGACCACCTCGGACGACTACCAGGGCAAGGTGGCCGTCGGCTACCCGGCGTACGCGCCGGCGGCCAAGACCTGGCTGGCCAACCAGGCGGCCTCCGGCTACTACGCCAACGACATCACCGCGCCGCTGCAGTCCGCCGCGGGGCAGGTGTGGCCGGACTGGGGCTACGGGCAGTTCAGCCAGGAGGCGATCTGGGCCGCCACCGTCACTCCCGGGCTGACCGCCGGCAAGACCATCGTCTCCCTGCTGCCCGCGTGGCAGAAAGCGATCGCGAACTACGCCCGGTCCGACGGCTACGAGGTCACCCAGTGA
- a CDS encoding carbohydrate ABC transporter permease translates to MTTAAGATRRRRSGRAGHAFVAGYLVLLVAFGIVPTVYAIYFAFTDAGGAFAGLSNFGVAAADFRFLPAIGHVALYLVFWLAGLVVFVVGLALLLHRPGMRGVGRTLRFLYYLPGALAGAASVMVWLFVLDPVVSPVGFLLRAAGFETFGQVIAPGNLPVLFAMIAFWTGAGGWIVVMHGALNTISPDILEAARIDGAGAWQTARRIQIPLLRKWIVYMVILAFAGGTQLFVEPQLLSQASVGVAGRDYSPNQLSYDFAFQNDNVNTAAAISVELLVVGLVVAAVFVVRSGFFDAD, encoded by the coding sequence GTGACGACCGCCGCCGGCGCGACTCGTCGGCGCCGGTCGGGCCGGGCCGGACACGCCTTCGTCGCCGGCTACCTGGTCCTGCTCGTCGCGTTCGGCATCGTGCCGACCGTCTACGCGATCTACTTCGCCTTCACCGACGCCGGCGGCGCCTTCGCGGGACTGTCCAACTTCGGCGTCGCCGCGGCCGACTTCCGCTTCCTGCCGGCGATCGGACACGTCGCGCTGTACCTGGTGTTCTGGCTGGCCGGCCTGGTCGTGTTCGTGGTCGGGCTCGCGCTCCTGCTGCACCGACCGGGCATGCGCGGCGTCGGCCGGACGCTGCGCTTCCTCTACTACCTGCCCGGTGCGTTGGCCGGCGCCGCCAGTGTGATGGTGTGGCTGTTCGTGCTCGACCCGGTCGTCAGCCCCGTCGGCTTCCTGCTGCGGGCCGCCGGTTTCGAGACCTTCGGCCAGGTCATCGCGCCGGGCAACCTGCCGGTGCTGTTCGCCATGATCGCGTTCTGGACCGGCGCGGGCGGCTGGATCGTGGTGATGCACGGGGCGCTGAACACCATCTCCCCGGACATCCTGGAGGCGGCCCGGATCGACGGCGCCGGCGCCTGGCAGACCGCGCGGCGCATCCAGATTCCGTTGCTGCGCAAGTGGATCGTGTACATGGTGATCCTCGCGTTCGCCGGCGGCACGCAGCTGTTCGTCGAGCCGCAGCTGCTGTCGCAGGCCAGCGTGGGGGTGGCCGGCCGGGACTACTCACCCAACCAGCTGTCCTACGACTTCGCCTTCCAGAACGACAACGTGAACACCGCCGCGGCGATCTCCGTCGAGCTGCTGGTGGTCGGGCTCGTGGTCGCCGCCGTCTTCGTCGTGCGCTCGGGGTTCTTCGATGCCGACTGA